The sequence ataaaacatatatatcatttttgtTTCTGGTACCTGGTATAGAACTCCTAAACCCCACGGAATTTCCAGTGACAGGAGTCTTTTGTTATTCACAATGAGCCTATTAGAGCTAGCCtcagtttatgctaatgaggtgacttagGCTTAGCCCTTCTTGGAAGGTTGGAACTTTTAGCCTTACCTCAGACCTCCCTGGAGGGGGTGGTGGGGTAGTGGTGGTTGGTGGAGGTCAGACTTAGTCAACAATGagcaatgatttaatcaaccatgcctatgtaatgaaatcTCAGTTAAAACTCTGAAACAACACAGCTATGGGAGCTTACCAGTTGGTGAATACATGGACACGCTTGTGGGGGATGACATTCCTGGAGAGAACATAGAAGCTCTGCACAACCCTTACCCCCATTCCTTGCCCTAtatatctcttccatttggctgttcctgacttgtatcctttataataaactggtaatcatTAAGTAAAGCACTTTCCAGAGTTCTGTGAGCCGTTACAGTGAATTATTAAACTtcagggggttgtgggaacccctAACTTGGTAGTTAGCCAGGCAGAAATGTCAGTAAACCTGAGGACCTCATTTGCAGCTGGTGAATGAAGTGAGGGCAGCGTTGTGGAACTGAGCCCTtgatctctggggtctgagctagCACTGGGTAGTTAGTATCAGAGCTGAAAGACTTTGTCCTCAACTTTTTGGGGTCTGGGTTAATGctgggtagttagtgtcagaaatGAACTGAATTGTAAGACACCCTATTGGTGTAGAGAATTGGTGTTGGAATGGTATATTTGAATTACTGGAAAACAACATAACAACAACCAGAGTATTCctgaagtttaaaataatttatagccTGCCACCTTCATGTTTACCTATACTTTTAGATCTTTTAAATTATGGGGGACTTGGAaactaataaaatacatttaaataataaataaaaatctatacaTACCCAAAATGTTCACAAATAATTCATAATATTCAAAGGTAAGTAGAGGTTCAGGGAGATCTAGAAAATAATCTGCAATTGTTCTGAATACATCTCGTTCAAATCCAACATAAGTTGGATTATTCATATCATTACTTCTTGGCCCTAAGtagaggcaaaaaataaaaaaaaaagatgaaatataatttattttaaatatagtttttaaagatACTTATAAAAAGCATAAAACATATACTTATTTCATGAAGGAGTTATGTTTAACAAATtgtcacaatttaaaaatttaaagggtTGTGCGTATCTCATTCCTTCTCACCATCTTTTCATTAGAAATCACTGCAACTATtagcattttgtttaattttaatatttatatgactgaaaaattgtatataaagcaaaatttgaaatatattttaaaagcatcagGACAGCTTATTTTAATGGGATTTTATcacaattcattttataaagcaaaGATTATTTGGATTATGCAAATAATTCTTTCAAATTGTCTTTtgtaaatttacatttttgtgaTTAAATTTTGCCTGACGTGAAGCATACCCTGAATGAGTTTAAATAATATCTTTACATCGCTGTTCCATTAGCTTAACattattgaaataatcatgtCTACTCATTAGTATTTTCCTCAGAAATAAATTCTGATCTTatgttacaggtgaggaaactgaagctcagagcaaCTTTCTCAAGGTAAAAGAGGTTTGGTGGCAAAGCTAAAATTAGAATCTAGAGCAGTATAAAGCGAGAGCAAGTCACAGGATCTTGAGGTTTAATAGCAtttaaagtgtggtccatggactaCATAATCAGAATCATCCAGTGTAcatattaaaagtatatataatctCCACTAAACAGTCCAGAATCTATCAGAATTCCTACGGAGCTAGGAATTACTGATCTAGAAATGTTTGCTTCTGGTTCACTAATTAAGTAGTTTCCTAACACGGAGCTGGGCATCTTGCTGTAAGAATCTTCTGagacatgatttaaaaaaaaaaaaaaaaaaatcctgacatACTGAATCGACTGAATCTGAATATTTGCTGAGTTTCTCTAGCGACGGTGATATGCACTCAGATTTGAGAGTTACTATGTTATCTTTCAAgttaacacacatatacacacttaaTAGCTTAAAGGCTAATAAGGATTTTATGTGGAACAAATAGACGATTTTTCTGAGGAGGATATAAGAAATATTCTTAATATGtagaataaaaaaattgataatcaTTAAAAGTTTTCTAAGATAGAAAATACTTTACTGGaattaaaaacacagaatttaCAGTTAGAGAATCTAGGTTTGAATACATAGCTCCTTATGtatcagaaaaaaagactttctaagccttagttttctcttctagaaaaaaaattatgaatagtATACTGATCTTTGATTCCTGTATGTCACAGGATTACAGTGGGGGATTAAATAACAAACAAGTTAAGTAAAAGTCTTAATATTGCCTCTGGCTAGACATATTGTTGTTAAACTGGAATTTAGTAAGCTATATCTTGGTATCATTTATGTGTAATGTggactgagaagaaaaagaaacaaatccctAAAGATGGGGCATCAGAGAAATCCCTGGAAGTATGCTATCTGAGTTGCTAATCATGAGCCAAGGTATGAGAGAGAAGGACAGTTACGTAGCGAGAAGGTAGAAAGAGAATCTCAGAAATCTTTAGCTTCTGATCAAGATCTTTATCTTGAATTGATAACTTTTTTCTATAActaatattatttacttattgcTAGTTATCCTGTTATTTTGTCATATTGACACCCAGTGGACAACAAGGGAATATATACTTATCCTGAACATTAACAAAATGCTAATtttataaaaactagaaaaatacttttgtaacaaaattattaaaatataatttaacttttgATGATTTAGAAGCATACACctctgcatattttaaaaactgattttcgAGAGCAATTAGGGTTTTGTACTAGAACTAGGGTCTTAAATTATAAAACTCACTTATCACTGATCACTATGGAAAAAACTTGAAGAATGAAATGCTAAAAAATGATCTGATTAATGACAGaccattttttttcataaacataAAAGTCCCATTAATATATCCTATGGAGTAGAAGCATGTCATGAAACACCAAATGTTGAAGCCGTGTACAATGGCAAGGGGACTGAAGTGGGTTTTATAAGACTTCATTTCTGACGGAAACTTTCAACTTACCAGCTGCATTACTTAGAAGTTGCTATTTGAACTCTCTGGACTCACTAAAGCAATTGATGTAGATTATACCTAAAAATCCTCTGAGATCCTCTAGCCTATGATTTTATGATTTATGAGAACTGAGTCATAAATGACGGGCTTGGATTATAAAATCACTATCTGCATAGAAAAAGTTAAGGGCTCTATAACACACTCCACATGCAAAGAAGTGTAATCAGTTCTACTAGATATTCATTTAAACATCAACagaaagaatataatttaattttatcaggactttataaattattaaaaataattccttgcttcttattaaatattttatcaatataatacacacacacacacacacacagtttgttTAACTTACAATTTGCTAGGCACTTCATGGCAGATAATACCCAGTGAGGAAGGTCATCTACACAAAAAATTAATAGTGTTCAATCATACAGTTATGATGATAGTATATTTAAAACTTAAcacttattatattatataattatacatacatgtgtgtatatatacacacacacacacacacgtatgtgtaCCAGCAGGATTAAAAATGATTACATATTTAATAAGACATAGGGCCAAGACAGTATTTTACAATACAAGTTTAAAAAGTTAGCTATGCTATTTGAATATTACTGATTTGAGTGAGACCTATGATTGAAACAAGCTATATTTGAATATTAAGGTACTTTCGCAGTGAGGcttgcttaaaatctttcaattGCCACTATGTGAAACATGACACATAAGTGTAGCATTTTTTTGACACAAACACAAAAACCACACATACATTTGACTTGAAAAGTTAATAGTTATAAAGAATAGAAAGCTTAGATGGAGAGCATATAATCAAGTTATTTTAGGTAATGAAAGATACAACTGGTCCAAAGCTACAAGCATACACAACATAGTTCTTAAGttttaacatttacttttttGCTCCTACAATTAAACCCTCAAAGTTCTTgcccacaaaaagaaactcaaagtaATGCATGTCAATTAATTCTACAGACAGCAATTGATTATAAAAAAATGAGCCAAcattttcagtaaatttattaATACATTTCCTATAAGCTTTCCAATACATCTGGCTTAAATTATTTCCCCAATTTTCCTATCTTATATCTGAAatcaatatattatataaacacatatataatacAAAGCCAGATTTCTTTAGAATACTGTTCATGAGAGTTTTGACTTATTTTATAGGGTGTTACtttgtttttgtatgtatgtCTTGACCCCTTTAAATTTGTATATAACTTCTCATGTAAGCTCCAGGAAGGCATGGACCATTTCTCTCTTGCTCATCACTAAtctttagcatagtgcctggcacattgtaggtcCTCAATAAAATGTGATTAATCAATAGTTTTAATTATATTTGCATATCTTTTGGATGCTTAAccctgtcattaaaaaaaaatcattcaggaATCCACCTTAAGAGCTAAAATAAGTGtgaataatattcatttaaaaattagccCACTATGATTACTAAAGCGCCTCTGATAAATCAGTAGTCTCCCTGACGTTCTCTCAACTGAAGTATTCTACTTTCTACATTTCGGTCTCTCTTTATCCCCACAATAGCTGCAACCTTTGTTAGCATGTTTAAAATGATTCCAACTTCTTTTATTGATACCAACCTGATTTGTCTTGCAGTATAACTACTCCGTGCTTACTTGTATtggtcatgttgtacattatacaTTGAGGAATTACTTGCTTGGGATTTATGACTTCTTCTAGGGATGACACACCTAAAATTGTTTGCAGGCTAAATAGGAGAAAGAATACAAACTGTTTTTCCTCCATAAAATAAGTGGAATAGAATACAAATATGAAAGAGTCtgaatggaaaacaaacaaagcttttggaatatttttcttaaatcaacCTCTAAGACTTGTATtagtatttactttaaaatatcttaataacCGTTGCAGGATTCCAATATAGACCCCAAACTAGAGCTACAACTTTGAgtcaaagaaaaagcaaattataTTGAAAACATTCTACTTCTATTGTACCAGAACTATTGcaagaatatttattaagaaacacATATACAGGTTAAATTCTAAGCTTTGCGAATTAATTTGTTCTTCCTCAACTGCATATCTTGATGAAAATATCAAATTAACATTCTAAACACCTCAGGAACTTGCTTATAGCTTAGTTATAGCTTACTAGATCAGAATAACATATCTCCAAGCTTCTTCAAcatctttctggcttatttctctATTATCAATGGAGTTTTCTTGATGTTCATTGATTATTTCACAGttcattttctctgcattttcctGAAAAAAGAATTACTTTGGTTTAATATGGTATGCTCACATTTTGGAGATAATGAACTGACACCATTTCTAATATTTAGTAATTCTATTAGTATCAGCCCATTGTGGAGCTGTAAGGTgtcacttgaagaaataatgcaaTATATTGTAATAGAGCTTTCGGTTTTGCAGCTTCCTCCACCACcctcaaattaatttaaaacaaaacaggctTAAATTATACAAATACTATTTCAAGTACGTCCCACTACCATTTTTATTTTCGTTTCTGTGAGTTCCAAACAAATTTACACATACATTTTTAGAATATAATATAGTTAAGAGATTCCAAGTATTGGCTTCAAATATTAATCATTCACTTTTAATGATTCTATTGTTAAGCACGTAGTAATTATATTTAAACTAGTAAAGGATGTTTTACCTGAGAGAAATGTAATCCATGCTTTTTAGGAGTTCTCCGAGATAAGTTtcgtaatttaaaaatactatcttTATCTTTGGAaaagttctctattctgttttttctCAATTCTGGATGCCTTCGTGGAAGAGTTTTAAGTGGAGAATTTGCAGGAAATCTGGTTTAAGAATAATATGCAATTAAATAATGTGAGATCATAAACAAACTTTTAGTgccatttatcttaaaaataacttaaaaaaactgGATTTATTTACATTATCAAGGAATGAATCTTCtacataaattaattttcccattaaacctttaaaagaattttaatagtTTCCTGCTTTCTTTAGTAAACTGTATGTATTTCAAAGATacaaaaaagtacagaaaataatataaaacaacatCCACATAGGTAACCATCAACCAATGCAACTATTAACATTTTACCAAGActtcattatctttttaaatttttttaaattaaaaaaatttttaatttattattatttttaaaatttaattaattaattaatggctacgttgggtcttcattgctgcgcgtgggctttctctagttgtggcgagtggaggctactcttcattggggtgcgcagacttctcattgcagtggcttctcttgttgtagagtacgggctctaggcacgtgggctttagtagttgcagcgtgtgggctcagtggttgtggcttgcaggctctagagcgcaggctcagtagttgtggcacacaggcttagttgctccgcggcatgtgggatcttcctggaccagggctcgaacctgtgtcccctgcactggcaggtggattcttaaccactgcaccaccagggaagccccattatcttttttattaatgaaagaaattcttTGCTaattctatttctctcttcctaaGGGAAATCATTAACCTATAGTTAGTGTATTTCCTTCTTGTTCATGTTTtcatactttaaataaatatacataaacaatATCTCTATGGTATCTTTTAACATACATCAAGTTTTTGCATAAGTTTTTAGTCACCTCAgaagtttttttcttattcctctgtcctaaaaatagtttcttatattctttcagaagagttttattttcatatttaggtatttaatttATGTATAACTCACACCAAGTTTCTTTATATGTAAGGGTTTATATTCTCAGCACTTAATggtcttaatttaaatttaattaagccCAGATAATCAGGTAAGGCAATTCTCTTCCTCAAAATTGACTTGGACCTTTACATTATCAAATGAACTCTAAAATCTGCTTGTTAAATCCTACAAAAAATTATGTAGGGGTTTTGAATGAAGATGCACTGAATTTATACATCAATTTGGGAAGAAGTGACTTATTTTTATGACACTAAGTCTTTTCATTCATGAACAGAATATCCTTCTCCACTTATTATTTTAAGTACAATTTGATAATTTTCTCCAGTAAGGTCTTACACATTTttgttatactttatttttaactacGTCATAGTTTTGTTACCACTATAAAAGCACTAGAGGTAGAGAGACTAGTTGAAGAGTTATGCAGAATTCCAGGTAAGAGAGAATAGTAGTCTCACGAAAAGAACATTCATTAAGAGAAGTAGACAGATCAGAGAATACTGAGGCAGCATGATAGACATGGTTTGATAATTACATCATATTTaaaggggagaagggaaagaatgAAGGTAACTACAGGGAAGACTGTGCCATTCATTCAGATATGGATATAAGAGGTCAGAATTTAGGTTAAGAGATGTTAGTGATTTTCCATATACTATATTTGAAGTGCCTGTTTAATAGGCAAAAGTGGGCCTAAAGCTCAGGAGAGGTATTTGGGTTGGAGGTTTGAAAATCATAAGAAAAGTAAGTGGAGACATGGTATGAGATTGCCCAGGGAGAGAGGTGAAGGGTAGACAAGCCTAGGACCTTGAGGACAGTAAAAGCTAAAGGATGAGCAGCAGCATAGGAACTCAAAAGGTGACTGATGAGTAGTAGAGAGAGGAAAGGTTTGTAGGGTGTTATACAAGATATTCATATGCTTGTTATTGCAGTTTACTTGTATGACATATCATCTTTGACACATAGGCAAGAATCAATTTCTacatttcatttgaaaagtaCTAATTTTGCAGAGTAAAAAAACatggggggctttcctggtggcgcagtggttgagagtccgcctgccgatgcagggaacacgggtttgtgccccgatccgggaagatcccacatgctacggagcggctgggcccgtgagccatggccgctgagcctgcgcgtccggagcctgtgctccgcaacgggagaggccacaacggtgagaggcccgcgtaccgcaaaaaacaaaacaaaacaaaacaaaaaaaccccacaaaaaaacaCATGGGTATTAGAATTCAAAGACCTAATTTAAGGGATATATAATCAAGAACTCCAGGTACGAGAGAGAAAAATCAACCTGTGGTATATTTCTTTTGTTAGTTATTATATAAAGtttgctattatttatttcatcacGTGTTCTTAGATTATATAGATTACATATCACTTGAAGGTAAGGACCTGTGAGAACTTGTCATGTAATTCTTAAATCTATGAAACTAAAGGTTGATAATGTTCTGTCCTTGACAGAGCTTTCAGAATATGTAAAAGTGACACTATCTCATTCTTTCCTCCCAACtccttattttattataatttttaattgtgcAGCAATAACCTTTAACTAACTTTaacttttaaatggttttaattGGACTAAGAGCAGTAAGTTTTCTGCAGAAAATATTACTTCCCCTGAAGAGGCTGCTGTTTTAGTAAAAGTATTAGAAGTGGAGTGAAACTTCATTGTTAAGTAATTCAGTTTTGCAGTTATTTCTTTGTTTAGTACCTGAATAGCTGACTGTTGTCATCAAGATTTTCTGATCCCCATTTGCCTTTGATATCTTCAATGACATGGTTCTTCAGAAATTTTCTCAATAGCTGGATAGTCTGTTGCCTTGTAACCTCAGGACCAAAATTGCTATTATTTCTTAATAGGTCATAAAGCCAGTCTACTGCTTCTCCTGCTGTAAAACAATtgccatattttttaaagtgttgccTGTGTTTCCTTAGAGGCATTCCTGCTCGAAACGATGTGGTAACTTCATTCCACtgcaaatagaaaggaaaaaatttttttttaattagacaaAGAAAATTCTCTCATTCGCATCTTGTTAAATCATTAAAATTCATGAAGAAATCACTTGTCTTATTTGTGCTAAAGAAAATTTTACATCCCatactgatttctttttattaattctagtattgtaataatatttttatgtaatagtTTTGGACTACAAGCACTTCACTAGCTGGTTGGCTTACTTAGGAAACCTAGGAATAAAGGAGAACTACAATGAACCTGCCTTTAGTCCTCAACAGAGAAAGCATTTAttcctgtttcttcctgtttctttaacctcaactaatattaataatatgaTAGTAGCATTTGTGTCAGACATTATGCATTACACTCATTATTtcactttaattctcacaattctatgaataggtactattactatcccATTTTCAGATAAGGAATATGAAGCACAGAGATATTTAATAATTtgacaaaggtcacacagctaaaaccCAGGCATTGGATTGACTCTAGAACCTGTACTCATAACTAACTATGCAGGCCAAACAAAACTCTTTGCAGGCAATAGTTTTATTGGTAAAATACCTTTAGCATTAAAGTATTAATATACCTTTAGTATATTTACTAGTGAAGATCCCAATAATTTACATAGAACATATGCGGTAAGTTAAGTTTTAAGTCTACTGTTTGTTTAATGACGCTGTGATATATCTACATTTTCAAAAGATACACTTTCCAAAACTGTTTTCAAATTACCCAAACTTTTGGGTTCGTGGCAGGTCTACGGGGAGTGGTATAGAATAAACatataactttttaattaaaaaatcttacATTAGAGGTTAAGAAATCTGATTTGTAACCCCAACTATGCTACTACTCGCTATGCTACCACTTATCTAACCTATGTGGTCCCAACATCACAACACAGAATTTAAGGGCTGAAAACACAATAactgtattcttttctttccacacTTCCACATTTCATATATTATTCGAGAAACTTATATTGAGCTGCAATTTATCCAGAGAATAAGTTGTTTGTTATTCTACAGATCACAGCACACTTTCACATACAGTATGTCTACTCTAGGACATCTTTTAGCCTGGGTATGTATCATTAGCTGTAGTTTACCAAGGTGGAAACTGACGCTCACAGAAGTGACTCTCCTAATGTCACATAACCAGTGGCACAGTATCCTCTTGGATTGATGATCCAAATACACAAGCCACTCTATGCAAGTACAAATCCAGTGACTACCAACAGTGGTTCCTGATGGGTATTTAAAACATTCTTAGTTATGAAATAGCTGTTACTGAGTGGCATTCAGTCGGTACATCCTGCATTAAATTCTACAGGACCGGCTAAACGAAGCTGTCACAAACAATCGGGCTTGCCCCCAGTCTGACCCTACAAAGCACTGGAACTCAAAACTCTTCTCGAATCCTTATGCGGGTAGAAAATCAGGCGTGCGGAGCGGCTAAACTCAGAATATTCCAAGACATTTCAGAGGACGCCGACAGCACCAAGAACAGGGGTAGCTTCAGAAGCTGACTCCGATGCGCCCACCCGGGGTGCCCGGAGCAAAGGAGGGGAACAGGCGTGTCCTGCAAGGGTCCGCGATATCCGTGAACTCCCCTCATTCTCCTCTTCAGCCACCCAAGAGGTTCTGGGACCTATCCCTCCGCCCGAGGGAAAGCTACAAACGTTCTCACGTAAAAGCAGCCATCACCCCGGCTGGCCAGTCTCGTTCACGCGCGGTCTTACCAGCCTGGTGGCCCGATAAGGCCCGGGAGGCACACCCTGATTTTCCATTCCTCCCACTGGGCCCGAAGGTCTGTCAGCGCCCGGTGCCCGGCATGGCGGCGCAAGGCGACACTCAGCCCCCGAGAAGCCGGCGGCAGCGCAACCTCCCACAACCGTCGGCCCCGCCATCGATTTGAATACCTCAGAGGGCTGCGCTGATTGGCTGCGCCGTTGGGCCACGTGACGCGCCGCCCTGACCCCGCCGCCGTCGGCGTGGGCTGTGGAC comes from Delphinus delphis chromosome 1, mDelDel1.2, whole genome shotgun sequence and encodes:
- the DEPDC1 gene encoding DEP domain-containing protein 1A isoform X1 is translated as MENQGVPPGPYRATRLWNEVTTSFRAGMPLRKHRQHFKKYGNCFTAGEAVDWLYDLLRNNSNFGPEVTRQQTIQLLRKFLKNHVIEDIKGKWGSENLDDNSQLFRFPANSPLKTLPRRHPELRKNRIENFSKDKDSIFKLRNLSRRTPKKHGLHFSQENAEKMNCEIINEHQENSIDNREISQKDVEEAWRYVILIYLQTILGVSSLEEVINPKQVIPQCIMYNMTNTSKHGVVILQDKSDDLPHWVLSAMKCLANWPRSNDMNNPTYVGFERDVFRTIADYFLDLPEPLLTFEYYELFVNILGLLQPHLERVAIDALQLCCLLLPPPNRRRLQLLMRMISRMSQNVDMPQLHDAMGTRSLMIHTFSRCVLRCAEEVDLDELLAARLVSFLMDHQQEILQVPSYLQTAVEKHLDYLRKGHIKNPGDGVIAPLPTYSYCKQISAQEFDEQKVSTSQAAVAELLENIIKNKSLPVKEKRKKLKQFQKEYPLIYQKRFPTSESEAALFGDKPTIKQPMLILRKPKFRSLRY